The Anopheles gambiae chromosome 2, idAnoGambNW_F1_1, whole genome shotgun sequence genomic sequence CGATCTTATGCACTCAGCAGCATTGGGGAAGGGGAAAAGTCCATTGCCCTTTTAGGCTGCACTTTCGCCTGATCGCGGTCAATGCAACGACACAAGCCGACACAAGCCTCAGGCCTTTCTAATGCGCACTCtctccttcttctccctcGCCCTCGCCTTTCTTATGCTGCACTTGCTCCGTTCCGAGATGCGAATCTTATCTCGCTTGGAAGCAATTCTGTgcggctttttttcttctctccccaTGTGTGCTGATTGCCTCATACAAAACGcgcgccagtgtgtgtgttggtgttttcTCTTTCCTCCTTCCTCCGGCCGTAGCTGGTGCTTCCGACTTCCGATGACGCTAACTCCAACGATGAATAGCGGACAGTTTGTTGCACTTCGGATTCattgaaaagcaaaagcaccttccctctccttctttctccttctctttgGTCCGCATGGAAGATCacgatcaaaacaaaaaagcaacgcgcagcgaaagcgaaagaaaaatgaCCTTTTTTCTATGCGATGCAGCGCGAGGGAGGGGGAGTTGTCGTGGGATGCGTGTTTCCTTCCCACTCTATGCTTTGGCGCGTAAATGATGCACCGCACGCAACAAGCGCACGGTGGTGCATCGCACGTTTGCACCTGCAGCTCCCCATTTGGCGCGCTCTTTCCCTTTCATGTTgcatctctttctctttttgcgAGAAGCGGTCTAACGGTACTTAGGCTAAACAAACACATGACACATTGCACATTGCTCCACAAACCGGTGGCCCCTTATGCTGCAACATAACATACAGGCACACAAcacagtgaaagagagagaggccaATGAACGCGCTTTTGCTATACAAAAGTGAAGTTCCGTTTTTCAGTAGCATTAAACTCTTTGATCGCTATTGATGAGTCTACTAAATAATAGTATTCATGGTGCCAATAAAGGTTGATACTGAACGAGTAAGCCATCCATCACGAGCGCCCCACACAGCATGACCTTTTCGGACAACGGGAAAGCGAACTCCTATTCATCATTTACAGCTCGAGCTCTCCTCCAGAGAAGCAGGAGGGAAAACCGAAAAAGGTTAGGTTAAATGTGACTGGCCTCGGCCATCGCATAATGATGGCACAGCATGGAGAGCCGAAACGGACATTGCCACTGCTGCGCTGCGCTTGTTATCAATGCCATCAAATGCGCATGGTGGCAGCCAGTGAGCGACCAGCGAGATGTAATATCACAGTACTCGGGGCCCCATACACGATCCCGTCCGCAAGTGCAAcgactgctactgctactgcagAAGAATATGCAACACATGAAGCGCAATGGTTTCTATCGCAATTGTCCCCGCTCTTCCCATCGTCCCTCTCCACCTTTCCTTGCGGTTACGAATGACGCACACGGAGAAGGAAACGACCAGTTGTGGCCACTTCAAAGAGCGTGTGCGTATTGAAAAGTGAAATGATTTCAACTTTCACTCCTATGCTTCCCATCTTGCTATCGTGGTTTTATCTGgcgcgttgtgtttttttgcgccCGATGCAATTGAATGGCGCTAGAaggtgtaagtgtgtgtgtgtgtgtttgtgtgtccggGTTCGGGTAGAGGATAATGCCCGGGCTCTCGATGGTAGGTGGCGTGAAGCGGCGAGGGCAATAGACTTTTCTTCGATTGGCCTGTGTGGCGAACTTTCGGCCAGGAAAGGCCAATGACTGGAAAACGTGTAAGCGGGGGGTAACGAATGGGGTGGAATGGAGCTTTTCACTACTATTGATAGCCTTACACTTACATTGGCAAGAAAGAATAAGATCGTTCGTTAGGAAACAATGTTGTTAAATGCATTGCATAGCTTAAGGCGTTTTGTATCTTTTCGGACTGAATAGACTTATTTTTCGATTCCCTGTTGGACCACTAATGCAGCTAGCTAGCGAAATAAGCAGTGGAATTTCGTATTTGTACATATGGTAACATTATCCGATTACAGAAAACAGATAGGTGCGTTTTATTTCGTCCCTTTCGAAGTACTTGCCTGCGGTTCGCCCGGCTCGAGCGTTACCAGCACCACCATTTCGCCCTTAACCAGCAACTGAGGCACCTTGCGGGTGATTATCACATTCTTTTTCCCGTCCGCCGGGCGCACCTTCAGCTCGGGCAGCACGATCCCGAGCCGCCGCAACCGCTCGCTACAGTCGCGCGGCGCTTCCATGCTGTCCGGATGCTGTCGGTTCTCGCTGTACCGGTACTTGCGCCTCGTCCACGTTTCGCACACGTCGCTCAGCGCCAGGTTCCAGTGCTTGTCGAACAGCTCGAGCACACCTGAAACGTGCCCCCGGACACCCTTCTGTTTGCGTATGGACACGCGCACCCGGTTCCGGCCCTCCATCCACCGCTGCAGCTGGCCCAGCGGCCCCTCGAAGCCTTTCTCGAGCCGGATGAAAATGTTCTTTGTGTGTCGGATGGACCTGACGCGTGTCACTGGCCCTAGCGTGTTGTGGAAGGGAAGAGTGGACAAACTGgtaaaaacaaagcacacatATGCACAACACAACCGACCGCCGCTTACCTTGCTCGGGAAGAAACCTTCTCTGTGGCATTTCGTTTTCTGCAAGCTTAGGCTTGTTTTGGGCCGCTCGGATCTGTCTGATACGTGCCTCGTCGAACTTTTCCGTAAAGCCGCCCAACGTGAGTTGCTTCCCTTCCAGCGAGCTTATATTGTCGTGCAGGCGGGCCTTTGGAACCGGCACCTTGAGCTTGGCGGAATACAGTGCTTTCAGTGGATTGAATCGTTTACTTCCGACGTCCAGCTCGCCGGAACTGTCCGATTCGGACGTTGTGCTGTCCGTATCACTATTTCCCATGCTTTTGGCGGCAGTTTTTAGTAACGATATAAAGCGGAACGAATTCAACAACACGAAACGAGATGTTTTGTACTGGCCTGACAGCAGGCCTGATCTGTCAAATGGCAATGTTTACATCAGGGGTGAGCAACTAGTTCGAACGCGATGGTGTGGTGAGCTTATCtgttttatgatattttcGATTCTGTCTGGTTGATATAATTATCATTAGAACGGTTTTATTCAAAgcttttaaacattttgtatcaaaagtggagttatcaaaattaacaacaaaaattaCTCATGAACAAAAAGCAGCCAAGACACCAACCATGTTCGAAATTCGAACAGCTCCATCATTGGGCATCAATTCAgcattttaaattcaaatgcaATGATTTGAAAAGAAACGTTGTTGTATGTTGTAATAGCACTTGTAATTGACGTAATTCAAACGCTTTAATGCTATTATTTCGATTTTAGCTACTAATTGAATTGTGTTGTTATTTTGGCGCTCCTAACACCCCTTattaattatgtttatttgtacaGCCCAATGTAAGAATACCTTTGGGTGAGTTTTGTTAACGAGATGGACCTAACAGGCTTATGTGTTTACGTAATTTAGTCAATCGGTAAGTCCATGCCCAGACGAAAGGATTGAATTTCGAACGAAGGTAGCTATGCAATACTTTCGGGTACAAGAATCGTCTTGCACTTTGTTTCAATGTCACCTGTTGAAGAAGATATCGAATTACAAGCTTTCGTCGTAGTTTAGTGACCGGCATGAGCGTAACAATCGAATTTTGT encodes the following:
- the LOC1269847 gene encoding U7 snRNA-associated Sm-like protein LSm11, with the protein product MGNSDTDSTTSESDSSGELDVGSKRFNPLKALYSAKLKVPVPKARLHDNISSLEGKQLTLGGFTEKFDEARIRQIRAAQNKPKLAENEMPQRRFLPEQGPVTRVRSIRHTKNIFIRLEKGFEGPLGQLQRWMEGRNRVRVSIRKQKGVRGHVSGVLELFDKHWNLALSDVCETWTRRKYRYSENRQHPDSMEAPRDCSERLRRLGIVLPELKVRPADGKKNVIITRKVPQLLVKGEMVVLVTLEPGEPQASTSKGTK